The bacterium nucleotide sequence CGCCAGGGTGCACTCATCGACGTCCTTGACCGCCGCAGCCGGCCGGAGCGCCGCCGCCGCGAACTGATCTGCCTTGAAGGTTTAGAGGGCGAGTCATCCTGTTATTATCAGGCCGCAGAGCAACTCAACACCGGGAGCATAGGCTGTCCGGCCCAGTCCGAATCCCGTCGTTAACAGAATCCATCAGGCAGGAGCTTATGGCCAAAGGAATCACCACACGCGAAGCTGATTATTCACAATGGTATCTGGATGTTGTGGCGGCAGCCGAACTCGCCGAACATGCCGCAGTCAAAGGCTGCATGGTCATTAAACCCACCGGCTATGCCATCTGGGAGATGATCCAGTCCCAACTGGACAAGATGTTCAAGGCCAGCGGGCATGTCAACGCCTATTTCCCCCTCTTTATCCCGGAGAGCTTTCTCAAGAAAGAGGCCGAGCACGTCGAAGGCTTCGCTCCAGAATGCGCAGTGGTCACCCATGGCGGCGGCAAACGGCTTGAGGAGCCGCTGGTGGTCCGCCCCACCTCGGAGACCATTATCTGGTCGACCTACAAGAACTGGATCCAGAGTTATCGCGACCTGCCCATCCTGATCAACCAGTGGGCCAACGTTGTGCGCTGGGAAATGCGCACCCGCCTCTTTCTGCGCACGACCGAATTTCTCTGGCAGGAGGGGCACACCGCCCACGCCACGGCCGAGGAGGCTGAAGCGGAGACCCTCAAGATCCTCGATATTTACCGCCGCTTCGCCGAAGAGTACATGGCGACGCCGGTTTTCTATGGCCTCAAGACCGATGCCCAACGCTTTGCCGGCGCGGTGCGAACCTACTGCATCGAGGCGATGATGCAGGACCGCAAGGCCCTGCAGGCGGGAACCTCGCATAATCTCGGCCAGAATTTTGCCAGGGCTTTTGATGTCACCTTCCAGAGCGAGCAGGGGCGGCTCGAGTATGTATATGCGAGCAGTTGGGGCGTTTCGACGCGGCTGATCGGGGGGTTGATCATGACCCACAGCGATGACAACGGCCTGGTCCTGCCGCCGCGGCTGGCGCCGGTCAAGGCGGTCCTCGTACCGATTTGGAAAGAGGATGCGGAGCGGGAGAAGATGACAGCCCGGGCGCGCGAGCTGACGGCCGGTTGGGAGGAGTCGATTTCGTTCAGGATTGACGATCGCGACCAGTACCGTCCCGGTTACAAGTTCAACGAGTGGGAGAAAAAGGGGGTGCCGGTCCGGATCGAGATGGGGCCGAAGGATCTCGCCGCTCACCAGGTCGTCCTGGTCCGCCGTGACACCGGCGTCAAGATCACCGTGCCGCAGGAGAATCTGCTCCCCCGTCTCCAGAACTTGCTGGAGGAGATTCAGAAGAACCTCTTCGAGCGCGCCAGGGTCTTCCGCGATGCCAATACCTTCACTGTCGATGCCTATGCCGATCTCGCTGACCAGATCGAAAAGCCGGGCGGTTTTTTCTGGGTTCATTGGTGCGGTTCTCCGGCGTGCGAGGAAAAATTCCAGGAAGAGCACAAGGCGACCATCCGTCTTGTGCCCTTGAATGAGAAAAAGGAAGAGGGCGCCTGTATCGTGTGCGGCAAACCCTCCCACCAGCGCGTTCTGGTGGCCAAATCCTATTAATCCCCGGGCTGCTGGTTCGCGGCCCGGAATTTTATGGTGCGGAGGATGCATGTCCAAGAACAAGGATATCGTCGAACTGGAAGTGCCCAGCAAGGTGCTGCGCATCCAGAACGCCAGCTGTCCCAACGGCCATAGTCTCATGGATGAAAACCATCTCATCAATGGCTATGCTTCTGTAACAGTCCTGGCCAAATACAATGACGAGATCGGTCAAATCCATCTTGATCCGATTTACGGCAGCTTCAAAAACATTTCGCAAATCAATGTGCCTGAGGGCGCATTGGTCGAGTTTCTCTGCCCAACCTGCAAGGTGACCCTGCAGGATGCCGATCAGCACTGTTCGGTTTGTTCAGCGCCCATGTTCGCCATGCAGCTGCCCAAGGGCGGCATCGTTGAAGGGTGTCTGCGCAACGGCTGCCAGTTCCATAACCTCAAGCTGGTCAGCAGTGATGAGCTGGTGAAGCGGCTCTACGAATCCCACAGCCTCGACTCCTACCTGTGAGCCAGACTCCACAGCAGGAAGAAAAGGGGGGCGCGGGCCCCTTCCGCTCCGGCTACGTTGCTATCGCCGGGCAGCCCAACGTCGGCAAGTCGACCCTGATCAACCGGCTGATGCAGTTCAAGCTGTCGATCACGACCCCAAAGCCGCAGACGACCCGGCACCGCATCATGGGCATTCTCACCGCAGAAGCCTATCAGATTGTCTTTCTCGACACCCCGGGCCTGATCACCCCCAGCTACCGGCTTCAGGAGGTGATGATGGAGACGACGCACCGGGCGGCGGCCGACGCCGATCTGGTGCTCTTCATGGTAACCGCTGCGGGCAAGCCGGAGCCGCGCGACCTCGAGATCCTGGCCGACCTTGCCGCGCTCGGCAAATCCTTACTGCTCGGGATCAACAAGATCGATCTGGTGGAGAAGACCACCTTGCTGCCTTTTCTCGACGCATGGAATGGCCACCATCGTTTTGCCGCCATCATCCCCTTCTCGGCGCGCAGTGGTGAAAACTGTGAGGTCCTGCTGGAGACCCTGGTCGGACTCCTGCCGGCCGGAGCGCCCTTTTATGACCGAGAGACCTTGACCGAGCATCCGGAGCGTTTCTTCGTCAGCGAGATCATCCGCGAGAAGATTTTTGCCCATTACGGCGAAGAGATCCCGTACTCGACCGCGGTGATCATTGATGAGTTCAAAGAGGGGCGGCCGGGCCGCAAGGACGTGATCAAGGCGCGGATTGTGGTGGAGCGGCAGACGCAAAAGGGGATCATCATTGGCAAGGGCGGGGCGATGCTACGCAAGCTGGGTGAGGAGTCGCGGCTCGAGATCGAGGCCTTTCTGGAACGCCCTGTTTTTCTCGAGCTTTGGGTGACCGTGCGGGACAAGTGGCGCACGAAGGATACGTTTCTCAGGGAATTTGGCTATCAGGGGTAGAGGGCAGAGTATGAAACGGACTAATAGATTCATTCTCGCAGGATTGCTGTTGCTGGCCGCCGGCTGTGCGCGGATGCGCTACGTCCCCGTTGTCGGCGATCCAATCATCCGCGTCGGCATCGTGGAAGATCAGGATGCGATCTATTTCGAGCCGCAAAATGAGTTCACCGTCCTCAGTTATGAGGAGAAGGAAAATTTTCGGGCTTTGGAGAAGGGCCTGTGGAAAGCGACGATTCACTCGCTGATCCCCAACGCCCTGCAGTATCAGATCCAGCTATATGAATCCCTCGAAGCAACGCGCGCCGATGAGCGGGCGCGGCAGTATCGCAGCAGGGGCATGGCGGTCGTCCTCAAGAATCAGGGGGAGCAGCTTCAAGCGGGCGACAAGATGCTGATTGACCGCACCTATCATCGGGTTTTGCTCGATCGTAATTTTGCCAGCGCCGAGGAGGCCGAAACCTATCTCAGATCCAGCAACTCGCTGGCCGGCGGCCGGGTGGTGCGAAGCCTGGACGATGTGGTCATGGGCAAGATCGCCCTGCAGTCCCCCTCCAGTCGCACCACTATCATCACCCAGGCCCTGCGCATCACCGGTGCCAACGTCATTTTGCGCGATGTCGAGGTGGGCAGCGGGTATCACTGGGCGCGCAACGAGGCCCGCACCTACGGCGGTGAGATGGAGCTGCGTATCAGCGCCAAGGGCAAACTGACGGCGATCAACGTCGTCCCCCTCGAATTGTATTTACGCGGCGTGGTGGCCGGTGAAATGGCCAACACCTTTCCGGATGAAGCCCTCAAGGCCCAGGCGATCATCTCACGCACGATGTTCCTCAACAGTTTCGGGCGTGTGCATCGCGGTGCCGAATTCGATGTCTGCGACGATGTTCATTGCCAGGCTTACGTCGGGATTGCCCGTAACAGCGAGGCCGTCGATAAGGCGGTCTCCGGGACCAAGGGTTTGGTGCTGACCTGGCATGACGAACTCTGCTCCGCGAGTTACTCGGCCATGTGCGGCGGACATACCGCCAATGCCGCTGAGGTTTGGGACGGCGGCGGCGAACCTTACCTCAAGGGTCTGCTCGACACCCGCACCCCTATCGGTCAGTTCGATCTGAGCAAGGAAGAGAATGCCCGGATCTGGGTCCGCTCGAGACCCGATGTCTGCTGCAATCTCGAGGCTGCCGGCCACCCCGATTTCGGCAAATACGCGGAGAAATACTTCCGCTGGGTGGAGCGTATCCCGCGCGTCGAACTGGAAAAATCGATCGCCGAGTATGCCGGCACTTCCATCGGGCAACTGGTGGACATCGTGCCCTTGCATCGCGGCGTCTCGGGCCGTTTGGTGAGCATCAATTGCGTCGGCACCGAGGAGAGCGTTCAGGTGCGGAAGGAATTGAATATCCGCCGGGCGCTCTCCAAATCGACGCTCTATTCCTCCTGTTTCACCATTGAAAAGGAGGGCGTGAAGAATGGTCTGGCCGAAACCTTTGTTTTCCGGGGCGCCGGCTGGGGCCACGGTGTCGGTTTATGTCAACTCGGCGCCGGAGTCCGCGCCCAGAAAGGCGAGACCGTCAGTGAAATTCTGGCCTGGTACTACCCCGGCACCCAGATCAAGCAGCTCTATTGAGGAAAAATCCCATGACCGTGCATGAACCTTCCATCTGGCTTTACATCATCCTCGGTCTCTGTGCCGGCACGCTTTCGGGTTTTTTCGGGATTGGCGGCGGCATCATCATCGTCCCGGCGCTGGTCTATTTCGCCGGATTCACCCAGCAGATGGCGACCGGCACCAGCCTGATGATCCTTCTGCCGCCGGTCGGCCTGGCTGCGGTCATGGTCTATTACCAGAATGGCCAGGTCAACATCAAGGCCGCGATCATCATCGCCCTCTGTCTCTTCATTGCGGCCTGGGCGGCCGCCCACATCGCCAGCAAACTCAACCAGATGTATTTGCGGCTGGCCTTCGGCGTGGTGATGATTGGCATGGGGATCTTTATAGCTCTTGATTCCTGGGCCAAGATGCATAAATGAAGCGGATTGCGGCGTTGCAGCATATCCTTCTGGTTTTTGTTGACGGCCTCGGGATCGGACCGCATGATCCCGATACCAATCCCTGTTGCCGGCCGGGCCTACGGCTACTCCACCAGTGCTGCGCGGCTCTCTTCCCGAACCGGGTCGAGCCCGATGGGGTGGCCCTGGGCCTCGATGCCACGCTCGGCGTCGAAGGGCTGCCGCAGAGCGCCACCGGACAGACGGCGCTGCTGACCGGCGTCAATAGCGCGCAGCTCCTCGGGCGCCATCTCAATGCCTTCCCCAACAAGGCGCTGCGCGAGGTCATCGCCGGGCACAATATCCTCAAACGCTGCACCGATTTGGGCTACCGCGCCGCTTTTCTTAACACCTTCCGTCCGCCCTTTTTCGATCTTGATCCCTTCGCGATTATCTCGCATCTCTCCGTCACCTCGGTCAGCAATCTCTATGCCGGCCTGCGTTTCTTCGACCTCGATGATCTCCGCGCCGGCCGCTCCGTCTATCAGGACATCACCGGGGCCTCGCTGCGCGATCATGGCTTCGACGTTCCGCTCCTGTCGCCGCGGGAGGCGGGGGCGGTCATCGGACGCGCCAGCCGGCTCTACGACTTTAGCCTCTTTGAATACTTTCAGACGGATGTCGCCGGCCATAGCCGCGATTTCGGCCGCGCCCTGCCGATATTGCTCCGCCTCGAGGATTTTCTCGCCAGCTTGCTCGAGACCGTCGATCGGGCCAATACCCTGGTTCTGGTCACCAGCGATCACGGCAACATCGAAGACCTCTCGGTCAAGGGACATACCCGCAATCCTGCCATGACCCTGCTTTTCGGCTGCGGCCGCGAGGAGATCGCTGCGCAGCTGCACACCCTCACCGACGTCACGCCTACCTTATTGCAGGCGATGGCTTGCGGTGTTAATGGCCAAGGGGCAGTGACGTCTTCAGGTTGAGCGGGAGAAAGAATGCCCGCCCTCATCACATCCTTCAGTACGGAAAGGTCACTGTTTTCATCGGCGCTGCAGCCGGCCAGTTTCCGAATACATTATGCCAGGGATCATAAACCCCGGTTGCGTGATGGATCGTTGACACTGCAAGGGACAAGGGCCCGATTTTCGAATTACGCAACGGGTCGCCAGCGACAGTTATATACCCTTCTACATCAGGGGGACCGGCAACCACCGATGTTGTCAACAGTCCGCCCCATGCGCCATAAATATATGCCCCAGTAACGGTTGATGAGACAGCCTATTCGATCTGGCAGCCATCTGAGAGATTCACGACAGGATGACCTGTCCGGTTTTCGGGATCGACAGCGAGAAGGTTTTGGCCATCCATCGCGAAAACATCCATGGTGGTATTACGATCGGGCGGGACTTTTTCCGAGACTGGGCGCCATCCTGAACTTCAGTCTTCGTCGGCGCCTCGCTCTGAACCGGATTGTGGGATTTCTCGCAGCGTGAGAGTATAAACAGCGAGACAGCCAGTGACTTTGGCGCCTTAGGTTAGGAGGACAATCGAAATATTGGTTGAAAAATTCAGTTTCAATCCTTACAATAAGTATCAGTTCATCGATCTCTTCCGGAGGCGATTGATTTTCTCCCATACCTATCCTGTGCTTTCTCATTTTGCCGCGGCGGAGGTTCCTGTATGAATGCCATACCCCTCGTCCCCTCGCCTGAGCCGATCCCGGCACCCTGGCCGGTATTCGAAATTCTCGGGGTCCTGCTTTTTATGCTCCATATCCTTTGCATCAATGTCGTTCTGGGAGGTTCACTCCTGGCGCTTCTCAGCAAAGGGCCGAAGGAAAACAGCGTTGCAGAGGCGATCCTGAAAAAGATCCCCTCAGCGCTCGCTTTGGGTGTCACCCTGGGCATCGCGCCGCTGCTTTTTCTTCAGGTCCTTTATGGTCATCTGATTTACACCAGCTCGATTCTCATGGCGCTCTGGTGGATCCTGATTATCCCGCTGCTCATCATTGCCTATTATGGTACCTACCTCCATGCCCATACCCCGGTACGCTGGCTGGGGAGGGTGTCGATTGGCCTTGCGGCCCTGATCTTCCTCTATATCGTTTTCATCTATACCAACAACATGACCTTGATGCTGCAGCCGGAAAAGTGGTCCGGATATTTCACTCAACGCGGCGGAACCCTCCTCAACTGGAGCGATGCGAGTCTTTGGCCGCGCTATCTCCACTTCGTCGTCGCATCGGTGGCGGTCGCCGGCCTCTTTACCGGCCTGGTCTGGCAGATCCGTCTGAAGAAGGGCGTGCCGGGCGCTGCGGAGGAGGTCCGCAAAGGGTTGCGGCTCTTTGCCATCGCCACCACACTCCAGGTGGCTGTCGGCCTGTGGTTTCTTGTCACCTTGCCGCGGGAGATCATGCGCGCTTTTATGGGGGGGCATCTGCTCTATACAATCCTGCTGGGGTTGGGGATCATCCTGGCGATCGGAGCGCTGGTGCTCGCATTTAAGGGCAAATTCTGGCCTGCCTTTGCTCATCTGATCGCCCTGACCCTGGTCATGGTCCTTAACCGGATGGCCGTGCGCGACCTCTACATCGGCCGTTTTTTCAGGGTCTCGGATCTACCGCTCAAACCGCAGTATGATGTGATGATCCTGTTTGTCCTCATCTTGTTCGCCGGCCTGGGGGCGGTCTGGTATATGGTGCGCGTTGCCATGGCCGCCGGTGAAAGGAGGGAGGGCTTATGAATTACCCCATCTGGGAGCTGACGTGGTTCGGCGGCAGTTCGTTGATCGCGCTGATCGCTGTACTGCACGCCTACATCTCACATCTAGCCGTCGGCGGCGGGCTGTTCATCTGGCTGATGGACTGGAAAGGATTCCGCGAAAACAATCCCGAGATCCACGTCTTCGTGCG carries:
- the proS gene encoding proline--tRNA ligase, translated to MAKGITTREADYSQWYLDVVAAAELAEHAAVKGCMVIKPTGYAIWEMIQSQLDKMFKASGHVNAYFPLFIPESFLKKEAEHVEGFAPECAVVTHGGGKRLEEPLVVRPTSETIIWSTYKNWIQSYRDLPILINQWANVVRWEMRTRLFLRTTEFLWQEGHTAHATAEEAEAETLKILDIYRRFAEEYMATPVFYGLKTDAQRFAGAVRTYCIEAMMQDRKALQAGTSHNLGQNFARAFDVTFQSEQGRLEYVYASSWGVSTRLIGGLIMTHSDDNGLVLPPRLAPVKAVLVPIWKEDAEREKMTARARELTAGWEESISFRIDDRDQYRPGYKFNEWEKKGVPVRIEMGPKDLAAHQVVLVRRDTGVKITVPQENLLPRLQNLLEEIQKNLFERARVFRDANTFTVDAYADLADQIEKPGGFFWVHWCGSPACEEKFQEEHKATIRLVPLNEKKEEGACIVCGKPSHQRVLVAKSY
- the era gene encoding GTPase Era; amino-acid sequence: MSQTPQQEEKGGAGPFRSGYVAIAGQPNVGKSTLINRLMQFKLSITTPKPQTTRHRIMGILTAEAYQIVFLDTPGLITPSYRLQEVMMETTHRAAADADLVLFMVTAAGKPEPRDLEILADLAALGKSLLLGINKIDLVEKTTLLPFLDAWNGHHRFAAIIPFSARSGENCEVLLETLVGLLPAGAPFYDRETLTEHPERFFVSEIIREKIFAHYGEEIPYSTAVIIDEFKEGRPGRKDVIKARIVVERQTQKGIIIGKGGAMLRKLGEESRLEIEAFLERPVFLELWVTVRDKWRTKDTFLREFGYQG
- a CDS encoding SpoIID/LytB domain-containing protein produces the protein MKRTNRFILAGLLLLAAGCARMRYVPVVGDPIIRVGIVEDQDAIYFEPQNEFTVLSYEEKENFRALEKGLWKATIHSLIPNALQYQIQLYESLEATRADERARQYRSRGMAVVLKNQGEQLQAGDKMLIDRTYHRVLLDRNFASAEEAETYLRSSNSLAGGRVVRSLDDVVMGKIALQSPSSRTTIITQALRITGANVILRDVEVGSGYHWARNEARTYGGEMELRISAKGKLTAINVVPLELYLRGVVAGEMANTFPDEALKAQAIISRTMFLNSFGRVHRGAEFDVCDDVHCQAYVGIARNSEAVDKAVSGTKGLVLTWHDELCSASYSAMCGGHTANAAEVWDGGGEPYLKGLLDTRTPIGQFDLSKEENARIWVRSRPDVCCNLEAAGHPDFGKYAEKYFRWVERIPRVELEKSIAEYAGTSIGQLVDIVPLHRGVSGRLVSINCVGTEESVQVRKELNIRRALSKSTLYSSCFTIEKEGVKNGLAETFVFRGAGWGHGVGLCQLGAGVRAQKGETVSEILAWYYPGTQIKQLY
- a CDS encoding sulfite exporter TauE/SafE family protein produces the protein MTVHEPSIWLYIILGLCAGTLSGFFGIGGGIIIVPALVYFAGFTQQMATGTSLMILLPPVGLAAVMVYYQNGQVNIKAAIIIALCLFIAAWAAAHIASKLNQMYLRLAFGVVMIGMGIFIALDSWAKMHK